Below is a genomic region from Streptantibioticus cattleyicolor NRRL 8057 = DSM 46488.
TGGACCCCCGCAGCCGCGAGACCGTCTGGTCCACCGTCCGCGAGCTGGTGGCCGAAGGCGTCACCCTCCTGCTGACCACGCAGTACCTGGACGAGGCGGACGCCCTGTCGGACCACATCGTCCTGCTCGAACACGGCCGGGCGACGGCAAGCGGAACCCCGGCCCAGCTCAAAAGACGCGTCGGACACCAGCGCATCGATGTCACCACGGCGGACGCCACCGGGTTCACCCGGCTGCGGGCGGCCCTGGCACCCCGGTTCACCCTCACCGGCGTCCCCGAGCGGCTCCTGCTGCAACTCCCCGCCCCGCACGCGGCACAGGACCTGGCCGCCGTCAGCCAGGCCGTGCGCGACAGCGGCGTGCCCGTCGAGGAGATCGTCCTGCGAAGCCCGACCCTGGACGACGTCTTCCTGACCCTGACCGGTCACCCCCCCAAGGACAGGACATGACCACCCCCACCCCGCCGCGCCCCGCTCCGCCCCGGCCGGCCACGCACCAGCGCAAGGCCCTGCGCCGCTTCCGCACCTGGCGCTACCTGCGCGAGACCGCTCTGCTGGTCTCCCGTACGCTGCGCGTCGCGGCGCGGATGCCCGTCCGCATCGGCGGCGTGACGCTGCAGCCGGTGGTCAACACCGTCTTGTTCGTCACCGTCTTCGGCAGCGCCGTCCACATCCCCGCAACACGCTACCCGGACTACCTGCTGCCCGGCCTGATCGCCCAGTCCGTCGCCTTCGGCGGGGTCAGCGCGGGGGTCGCCACCGCCACGGACTTCTCCCTCGGCGTCATCGACCGTCTCACCTCCCTGCCGATCACCCGCCTGGCCGTCATCACCGCGCAGATCGTGGGCCAGGTCATCGAACAGGCCGCCAGCATGCTCGTCGTCGCCTGCCTGGGCGCCGCACTCGGCTGGCGCCCCCGCGTGAACGCCGACGCCATCTGCGAACTGGCCGGGCTGCTGCTGCTCGGGCTGTTCGCCTTCACCACCTTCGGCGTGCTCCTGGGCACGATCGTGCGCACCCCCGCCACCATCCAGGGCCTCGGCTACGGCATCCTCCTGCCGCTGGTGTTCCTCGGCGGCACCTACGTCCCCGTCACCGGCATGCAGACCCTCCCGCGGACGATCGCCGAGTACAACCCGATCGCCGCCCTCGTCGCCGCCGTCCGCCAGGTGGCCCAGGGCACCGGCTCCACCGGCAGCTTGATGCTGGAACACCCGGTCCCCTCCACCGCCGCCTGCTGCACCCTCCTCATCGCCGTCTGCCTGCCCCTGGCCGTGAAGAAGTTCGGCCCCGGGCCCTGAGCCCGCCCCCCACGACGTGTGCACGGC
It encodes:
- a CDS encoding ABC transporter permease, whose amino-acid sequence is MTTPTPPRPAPPRPATHQRKALRRFRTWRYLRETALLVSRTLRVAARMPVRIGGVTLQPVVNTVLFVTVFGSAVHIPATRYPDYLLPGLIAQSVAFGGVSAGVATATDFSLGVIDRLTSLPITRLAVITAQIVGQVIEQAASMLVVACLGAALGWRPRVNADAICELAGLLLLGLFAFTTFGVLLGTIVRTPATIQGLGYGILLPLVFLGGTYVPVTGMQTLPRTIAEYNPIAALVAAVRQVAQGTGSTGSLMLEHPVPSTAACCTLLIAVCLPLAVKKFGPGP